One Micavibrio aeruginosavorus ARL-13 genomic window carries:
- a CDS encoding gamma carbonic anhydrase family protein, whose product MFTRVFKGKLPQIDASAFVAETAAIIGDVVVGAGASIWYGCTLRGDVNNIVIGARTNIQDGTIIHVSSTTQGTYVGDDVTVGHGAILHACTIGDRAFIGMQACVMDDATVEADAMVAAGALVTPGKTVPSGQLWGGRPARYMRDLTDDEKKFLLFSAERYAKLAQTYRAEPGAME is encoded by the coding sequence ATGTTTACACGTGTGTTCAAAGGAAAATTACCACAAATTGACGCCTCGGCTTTTGTTGCCGAAACGGCGGCCATCATTGGCGATGTTGTGGTGGGAGCGGGCGCCAGCATTTGGTATGGCTGTACCCTGCGCGGTGATGTGAACAATATTGTTATCGGTGCCCGCACCAATATTCAGGATGGAACAATCATCCACGTATCATCAACGACGCAAGGTACCTATGTCGGTGATGATGTGACGGTGGGGCATGGGGCAATCTTGCATGCCTGTACCATTGGTGATCGTGCCTTTATCGGCATGCAGGCCTGTGTGATGGATGACGCCACGGTTGAGGCCGATGCTATGGTCGCCGCCGGTGCCTTGGTTACGCCTGGCAAGACCGTGCCGTCTGGGCAATTATGGGGTGGGCGCCCGGCGCGTTATATGCGCGATTTGACGGATGATGAAAAGAAATTCCTGCTGTTTTCTGCGGAACGTTACGCCAAATTGGCGCAGACCTACCGGGCGGAGCCGGGGGCGATGGAATGA
- a CDS encoding homoserine dehydrogenase codes for MTADTFRIGLAGLGTVGVGVIKILQTHADMIAARAGRKIEVLAISARDQGRDRGVDLSAYEWTENPERMAGDPRLDAVVEVMGGSDGPALSLVETALKARKPVVTANKALIATHGVRLAGLSDQTGTPLKFEAAVAGGIPVIKALRESFAGNRLNAVYGILNGTCNYILTEMRRTGRNFLDVLEEAQAKGYAEADPTFDIDGIDAAHKLSILTALGFGVKPDFPAMKIAGIRHVSAGDIDHAAELGYRIKLLGVARRLDDGKIVQSVEPCLVPEGHPLAAVDDVFNAVFVDGDFMGKEMLVGRGAGEGPTASAVVADLIDLVRGDRGPSFGVPVDDLVTATWAGPADIISGFYLHLNVLDKPGVLAAVSAILRDYNVSVEAMIQRGRNPDQPVSIVLTTHEARQADIDGACAEIAKLPQVTGSPCVMKLIEI; via the coding sequence ATGACTGCTGATACGTTCCGGATTGGTCTGGCTGGTCTGGGGACCGTCGGTGTGGGTGTCATTAAAATCCTGCAAACCCATGCGGATATGATCGCCGCCCGGGCCGGGCGCAAGATTGAAGTTCTGGCGATTAGTGCGCGGGATCAGGGGCGTGACCGTGGTGTGGATCTGTCCGCCTATGAATGGACCGAAAACCCCGAACGCATGGCGGGCGACCCGCGTCTGGATGCAGTGGTCGAGGTGATGGGCGGATCCGATGGCCCGGCGCTGTCCTTGGTTGAGACCGCATTAAAGGCCCGCAAGCCTGTTGTGACAGCGAACAAGGCCTTGATCGCCACGCACGGTGTGCGTCTGGCCGGGCTGTCGGATCAAACTGGAACCCCGTTGAAATTCGAAGCCGCCGTGGCCGGTGGCATTCCGGTGATTAAAGCCTTGCGCGAAAGTTTTGCCGGCAACCGCTTGAACGCGGTTTATGGCATTTTGAATGGCACATGCAATTACATCCTGACCGAAATGCGCCGTACGGGCCGCAATTTTCTGGATGTGTTGGAGGAAGCGCAGGCCAAGGGCTATGCCGAGGCTGATCCGACTTTTGATATTGATGGTATTGATGCCGCGCACAAGCTGTCCATCCTGACGGCGTTGGGGTTTGGCGTAAAACCCGATTTTCCGGCCATGAAAATTGCCGGCATTCGCCATGTCAGTGCGGGTGACATCGACCATGCGGCGGAATTGGGCTATCGCATCAAATTGCTGGGTGTGGCCCGGCGTTTGGATGATGGGAAAATCGTGCAATCGGTTGAACCGTGCTTGGTTCCCGAAGGTCACCCGCTGGCTGCCGTGGATGATGTGTTCAACGCCGTGTTTGTTGATGGCGATTTCATGGGCAAGGAAATGCTGGTTGGGCGTGGCGCGGGCGAGGGGCCAACGGCATCCGCGGTGGTTGCTGATTTGATCGATCTGGTGCGCGGTGATCGCGGCCCGTCATTCGGTGTGCCGGTGGATGATCTGGTCACGGCCACATGGGCGGGGCCGGCGGATATTATCAGTGGGTTTTACCTGCACCTGAACGTGTTGGATAAACCCGGCGTTCTGGCTGCCGTGTCGGCGATCCTGCGCGATTACAATGTTTCGGTCGAAGCCATGATCCAGCGCGGACGTAACCCGGACCAACCCGTGTCCATCGTCCTGACCACGCATGAGGCCCGTCAGGCCGACATTGATGGTGCCTGTGCCGAAATTGCCAAATTGCCACAGGTGACGGGGTCGCCCTGTGTCATGAAATTGATCGAGATATAA
- the rpsI gene encoding 30S ribosomal protein S9, with protein MATKTETVNDLKDLKQAVGVDVAAPVVRERKVDAQGRSYGTGRRKDAVARVWVKPGKGTVTVNGRDQSVYFARQTQRLILNQPFLICNRVGEFDVICTVTGGGLSGQAGAVRHGISRALQNFDPALRPVLKKAGMLTRDSRVVERKKIGLHKARRSKQWAKR; from the coding sequence ATGGCTACGAAAACTGAAACCGTGAACGATCTGAAAGACCTGAAACAAGCCGTTGGCGTTGATGTTGCCGCACCGGTTGTGCGTGAACGCAAAGTTGACGCTCAGGGCCGTTCCTATGGCACGGGCCGTCGTAAAGACGCCGTTGCGCGCGTATGGGTAAAGCCGGGTAAAGGCACTGTGACCGTGAATGGTCGTGACCAGTCCGTTTACTTCGCTCGTCAAACCCAACGTCTGATCCTGAACCAACCGTTCCTGATCTGCAATCGCGTCGGCGAATTCGACGTGATCTGCACGGTCACCGGCGGTGGTCTGTCCGGTCAGGCTGGTGCTGTACGCCACGGTATCTCCCGTGCTCTGCAAAACTTCGACCCGGCTCTGCGCCCGGTTCTGAAGAAAGCCGGCATGCTGACCCGTGACAGCCGCGTTGTTGAACGTAAAAAGATCGGTCTGCACAAAGCCCGTCGTTCCAAACAGTGGGCAAAGCGTTAA
- the rplM gene encoding 50S ribosomal protein L13 → MKTYSAKPSDIQKKWVIVDAEGVVLGRLACVIADHLRGKHKTTYTPHMDDGDNVIVINAEKVKITGKKKEQDIFYWHTGYPGGIKGRTKGEILEGKYPGRVIEKAVERMMPEGPLTNHLMTNLRIYAGTEHPHAAQNPEVLDVAAMNPKNKRK, encoded by the coding sequence ATGAAGACATATTCTGCAAAACCCAGTGATATCCAGAAGAAATGGGTCATTGTTGACGCCGAGGGCGTTGTTCTGGGCCGTCTGGCCTGTGTTATTGCCGACCACCTGCGCGGCAAGCACAAAACCACCTACACCCCGCACATGGATGATGGCGACAACGTGATCGTTATCAACGCGGAAAAGGTGAAAATTACCGGTAAGAAAAAAGAACAAGACATTTTCTACTGGCACACCGGCTATCCGGGCGGGATCAAAGGCCGCACCAAGGGCGAAATCCTGGAAGGCAAATACCCGGGCCGCGTTATCGAGAAGGCTGTTGAGCGCATGATGCCGGAAGGCCCGCTGACCAACCATCTGATGACCAACCTGCGTATTTATGCCGGGACGGAACATCCGCATGCCGCACAAAATCCGGAAGTTCTGGATGTTGCCGCCATGAACCCGAAAAACAAACGCAAATAA
- a CDS encoding GGDEF domain-containing protein: MSTFPRWTQLFSFPKPVSFSDEVEEKYLDAQRERFVPFVRTCLIVATLLYPLFIYWDFILAGSELLPHLIPVRLYLIPLYLFLLFLMFLPIAGQICESVAVAALVAMVFNVSHILLLIPDGFIIGLAGALVPFLLVPLMPSVRSALLMSSFSFVIINGMMTLKGYTPVQMVNANYFVMMYASLGTAITYIVILTRRKAYALELNLERMATTDELTGISNRRHFMRESVEVIRAIRYKRPLSILLLDIDNFKKINDTFGHHVGDIAIKLLATSSAEFLRGTDIVTRVDDMNLNRLARNTLQSDMEDEATPMIGRLGGEEFAVLLPETDTTGAYKVAERLRRLIEEKVIDSGDGIITKMTVSIGVASLNPNDPNESINTMLVRADHALYRAKQNGRNQVVIDETILNQISFDDDVTPPRLN, from the coding sequence GTGTCGACGTTCCCGCGTTGGACGCAATTGTTCAGTTTCCCAAAGCCAGTCTCCTTCTCTGACGAAGTCGAGGAGAAATATCTGGACGCGCAACGCGAACGGTTTGTGCCGTTCGTGCGGACCTGTTTGATTGTCGCGACACTGCTCTACCCCCTGTTCATTTACTGGGACTTCATTCTGGCCGGGTCGGAATTATTGCCGCACCTTATTCCCGTCCGCCTGTACCTGATCCCGCTTTATCTGTTCCTGTTGTTCCTGATGTTCCTGCCCATCGCGGGGCAGATTTGTGAATCTGTGGCCGTGGCCGCCCTGGTCGCCATGGTGTTTAACGTGTCGCATATCCTGCTTCTGATCCCGGACGGGTTTATTATCGGGCTGGCGGGTGCGCTGGTGCCATTCCTTCTGGTGCCGCTGATGCCCTCCGTCCGCTCCGCCCTGTTGATGAGCAGTTTTTCATTCGTCATTATCAACGGCATGATGACGCTCAAGGGCTACACCCCCGTGCAGATGGTCAACGCAAACTATTTCGTGATGATGTATGCGTCATTGGGCACCGCCATCACCTACATTGTTATTCTGACACGCCGGAAGGCCTATGCCCTTGAACTCAACCTTGAACGCATGGCCACGACGGACGAACTGACCGGGATCAGCAACCGCCGCCATTTCATGCGTGAATCGGTCGAGGTTATCCGGGCGATCCGGTATAAACGCCCGCTGTCCATCCTGTTGCTGGACATCGACAATTTCAAGAAAATCAACGACACATTCGGTCACCACGTTGGCGATATCGCCATCAAATTACTAGCTACCAGCAGCGCGGAATTCCTGCGCGGGACCGATATTGTCACGCGGGTTGACGACATGAACCTGAACCGCCTCGCCCGCAACACGTTGCAATCCGATATGGAAGATGAAGCCACGCCGATGATTGGCCGTTTGGGTGGTGAAGAATTTGCGGTCTTACTGCCCGAAACGGATACCACCGGGGCCTATAAGGTGGCCGAACGCCTGCGCCGCTTGATTGAAGAGAAGGTGATCGATTCCGGGGATGGAATTATTACAAAAATGACGGTCAGCATCGGGGTGGCTTCGCTGAACCCCAACGACCCGAATGAATCCATTAACACCATGCTGGTCCGGGCCGACCACGCGCTGTACCGCGCCAAGCAAAATGGCCGAAATCAGGTGGTTATTGATGAAACCATCCTGAACCAGATTTCATTCGACGATGATGTCACCCCGCCACGGTTGAATTAA
- a CDS encoding O-acetylhomoserine aminocarboxypropyltransferase/cysteine synthase family protein, translating into MGSTTMKDQTAAQQGFETLSVHAGAAPDPTTGARTLPIHQSAAFVFKDAKQAADIFQLREMGYSYSRLTNPTVAALEERIAALEGGTGATCTASGLSGHLLILFTLMNAGDEIVASKKLYGGTANQLGLSFSRSFGWKTNFVDPTNPDNFRAAITDRTRAIFVETLSNPEGVIVDLEAIAKIADQAGIPLIVDNTIATPYLCRPFEYGASIVVHSTTKFLNGQGNAMGGCVVDGGKFDWMKHADKFPALTQPDKGYNGIIFAKQFPTMPVAIHNHAVGLRDLGMNQQPMNAWITMNGIETLSMRMERHCTNAIKVAEFLANHAKVAKVNHSALPSSPYNALAKKYLRNGWGGSVFTFAVKDGVDAGKAVQSVKLFSHLANIGDTRSLIIHPASTTHAQMSPEQQKSAGVGPEVVRLSIGIESVEDIIEDLNEALAGA; encoded by the coding sequence ATGGGAAGCACCACAATGAAAGACCAAACCGCCGCCCAACAGGGCTTTGAGACCCTCTCCGTCCATGCCGGCGCTGCCCCGGATCCGACCACGGGCGCCCGGACTCTGCCGATTCACCAATCCGCCGCCTTCGTCTTTAAAGACGCGAAACAGGCCGCCGATATCTTTCAACTGCGCGAAATGGGCTATTCCTATTCCCGCCTGACCAACCCGACTGTTGCGGCACTGGAAGAACGAATCGCCGCGTTGGAAGGCGGCACGGGTGCTACCTGCACCGCATCCGGCCTGTCTGGCCACCTGCTCATCCTGTTCACATTGATGAATGCGGGGGATGAAATTGTTGCATCCAAAAAACTCTATGGCGGCACCGCCAACCAGTTGGGTTTGAGCTTCAGCCGCTCCTTCGGATGGAAAACCAACTTCGTTGACCCGACCAACCCGGATAATTTCCGCGCGGCCATCACCGACCGCACGCGCGCGATTTTCGTTGAGACATTATCCAACCCGGAAGGCGTTATCGTCGATCTGGAAGCCATCGCCAAGATTGCCGATCAAGCGGGGATTCCCCTGATCGTCGACAACACTATCGCCACACCGTATCTGTGCCGCCCGTTCGAATATGGCGCATCCATCGTCGTGCATTCCACGACCAAATTCCTGAACGGCCAAGGCAACGCCATGGGCGGTTGCGTGGTTGATGGCGGGAAGTTTGATTGGATGAAACATGCCGATAAATTCCCGGCTCTCACCCAACCAGACAAAGGCTATAACGGGATTATCTTCGCCAAACAATTCCCGACCATGCCCGTGGCCATTCACAACCACGCCGTGGGCCTGCGCGATTTAGGAATGAACCAGCAACCGATGAACGCATGGATCACCATGAACGGCATCGAAACGCTGTCCATGCGCATGGAACGCCATTGCACCAACGCCATCAAGGTCGCCGAATTTTTGGCAAACCACGCCAAGGTGGCCAAGGTCAACCACTCCGCCCTTCCCTCCAGCCCATACAATGCGCTCGCAAAAAAATACCTGCGCAATGGCTGGGGCGGTTCCGTCTTCACCTTCGCGGTGAAAGATGGCGTAGATGCCGGCAAAGCCGTTCAATCCGTCAAACTGTTCAGCCACCTCGCCAACATCGGCGACACCCGCAGCCTGATCATCCACCCCGCCTCCACCACCCACGCCCAAATGAGCCCAGAGCAACAAAAATCCGCCGGGGTTGGGCCCGAAGTGGTCCGCCTGTCCATCGGCATTGAGAGCGTTGAGGATATTATTGAAGATTTGAACGAGGCGCTGGCCGGGGCGTAA
- a CDS encoding PHA/PHB synthase family protein: protein MTKKKTPTETPNTAAKQTQDLPFDPMALSKSLTEAYSHIQPMMQSWMQKQQEITMHHPGGMALDPMNATRAWVDFMQHLYSDPQKLTEMQAEYWRNWMTLWQDSARRMAGEDVAPHFAPDKGDRRFKNAAWQDSALFDFIKQSYLMSSRWMHDVVRKTEGLDPDTRRKVEFYTRQIVDAMAPSNFILTNPDVLQATIESNGENLVKGFQNLLEDLERGRGKLQISTTDYDAFKIGENIATTPGKVIYQNDLIQLIQYEPTTKDVYKRPLLIIPPWINKFYILDLRPDNSFIRYLLNKGQTVFIISWANPDKRLAMKTFVDYMKDGVLSALDAVEAATGEKDCNVIGYCLGGTLLTTALAWMKGRGKGEETRIASATFLTTLIDFEDAGDIKVFIDEEQLHAMENEMSERGFLAAQRLKDTFSLLRANDLIWSFVVNNYLLGREPFPFDLLYWNDDSTNMPAAMHSYYLRNMYIENKLTRPGAIKIDDVPIDAHKIDTPAYFLSTKEDHIAPWMATFSGARILGGDVQFTLAMSGHVAGVVNPPTSGKYGYWKNNDLKSSPDKWLAEAKHYEGSWWDDWIKWIEDKSGPKVPARKPGGGTLKPIENAPGSYVKARAE, encoded by the coding sequence ATGACCAAAAAGAAAACGCCCACCGAAACACCGAACACCGCAGCAAAGCAGACCCAAGACCTGCCTTTCGATCCCATGGCTTTGAGCAAGAGCCTGACCGAAGCGTACAGCCATATCCAGCCAATGATGCAAAGCTGGATGCAGAAACAACAGGAGATCACCATGCACCACCCCGGTGGCATGGCATTGGACCCGATGAATGCCACGCGCGCCTGGGTCGATTTTATGCAGCACCTTTATTCCGACCCACAAAAGCTGACCGAGATGCAGGCCGAATATTGGCGCAACTGGATGACGTTATGGCAGGACAGCGCCCGCCGCATGGCCGGCGAAGATGTTGCCCCCCACTTCGCCCCGGACAAGGGTGATCGCCGCTTCAAAAACGCCGCGTGGCAGGACAGCGCCCTGTTCGATTTCATCAAACAATCTTATTTGATGTCCAGCCGGTGGATGCATGATGTTGTGCGTAAAACCGAGGGGCTGGACCCAGACACGCGTCGCAAGGTTGAATTTTACACCCGCCAGATCGTTGATGCGATGGCGCCCAGTAATTTTATCCTGACCAACCCGGATGTATTGCAGGCCACGATTGAAAGCAACGGCGAAAATCTGGTCAAGGGATTCCAGAACTTGCTGGAAGATCTGGAACGCGGTCGTGGAAAATTGCAGATCAGCACAACGGATTACGACGCCTTTAAAATTGGCGAAAACATTGCCACGACACCGGGCAAGGTGATTTATCAAAACGACCTGATCCAGTTGATTCAGTATGAACCAACCACGAAGGACGTTTACAAACGCCCCCTTCTGATTATCCCGCCATGGATCAATAAATTTTATATTCTCGACTTGCGCCCGGATAATTCATTTATTCGTTATTTGCTGAACAAGGGACAGACAGTCTTCATCATCTCATGGGCCAACCCGGACAAGCGGCTGGCCATGAAAACCTTCGTTGACTATATGAAGGATGGCGTTTTAAGCGCACTGGACGCGGTTGAAGCCGCGACGGGTGAGAAAGATTGCAACGTCATTGGCTACTGTCTGGGTGGCACATTGCTGACCACGGCACTGGCGTGGATGAAGGGGCGCGGCAAGGGCGAAGAAACGCGCATTGCATCGGCCACATTCCTGACCACGCTGATTGATTTTGAAGATGCGGGCGATATCAAGGTTTTCATTGACGAGGAACAGCTCCACGCCATGGAAAATGAAATGTCTGAGCGTGGCTTCCTGGCTGCCCAGCGTTTAAAGGATACGTTCAGCCTGCTCCGCGCCAATGATTTGATCTGGAGCTTTGTCGTCAATAACTACCTGTTGGGTCGTGAACCGTTCCCGTTTGACTTGCTGTATTGGAACGACGATTCCACCAATATGCCGGCGGCGATGCACAGCTATTATCTGCGCAATATGTACATTGAAAACAAACTGACCCGCCCCGGCGCGATCAAGATTGATGATGTTCCAATTGATGCGCATAAAATCGATACGCCTGCCTATTTCCTGTCAACCAAGGAAGACCATATCGCCCCATGGATGGCGACATTTTCGGGCGCGCGTATTCTGGGCGGGGATGTACAATTCACTTTGGCCATGTCTGGCCACGTTGCGGGCGTCGTTAATCCGCCGACATCGGGCAAATACGGATATTGGAAGAACAATGATTTGAAATCATCCCCCGACAAATGGCTGGCCGAAGCCAAACATTACGAAGGATCATGGTGGGATGATTGGATCAAATGGATTGAGGACAAATCCGGCCCCAAAGTGCCCGCCAGAAAGCCCGGCGGCGGCACGCTCAAACCCATTGAAAACGCCCCCGGCAGTTACGTGAAGGCCAGAGCGGAGTAA
- a CDS encoding OmpA family protein gives MKPFKLLTLSCVSVLALSMAACGQFARDLDTAFNGGFNDPAYTVSQPDITMPTPPARVDYNSLAAQYSNSSVQLYTLDDAPVPVRQSVQMPGDMRYAAGGLQASTDPSVTVFPFADGGYVPGVRPTQAQHRGGPLLPMPTDIGGIPTYAGSPARIYFEHGSAALSATTRQVLGSVAQRYLEQTPGYMVEVGGHASTRTDVADPVKSRIINFDMSMKRAMAVTKQLIRDGVPVDVVKATAYGDTHPAVVENSAADEARNRRVEIITRPR, from the coding sequence TTGAAACCGTTTAAACTTCTGACTTTGTCCTGTGTGTCCGTCCTGGCCTTATCTATGGCGGCGTGCGGCCAGTTTGCCCGTGACCTTGATACGGCGTTTAATGGTGGTTTCAACGATCCGGCCTATACAGTCAGCCAGCCTGACATCACCATGCCGACGCCCCCGGCGCGCGTGGATTACAACAGCTTGGCCGCTCAATATTCCAACAGCTCGGTTCAGCTATACACATTGGACGATGCGCCCGTTCCGGTGCGTCAGTCGGTGCAGATGCCGGGTGATATGCGTTATGCCGCAGGCGGTTTGCAAGCCAGCACCGATCCATCGGTGACGGTGTTCCCCTTTGCGGATGGCGGTTACGTTCCGGGTGTCCGCCCGACACAGGCCCAGCATCGTGGTGGCCCGTTGTTGCCAATGCCGACCGATATTGGCGGTATTCCGACCTATGCCGGAAGCCCGGCCCGTATTTACTTTGAACACGGCTCCGCCGCGCTCAGCGCCACAACGCGCCAGGTTCTGGGCAGTGTAGCCCAGCGTTACCTGGAACAAACGCCGGGTTATATGGTGGAGGTGGGCGGCCATGCCAGCACCCGCACGGATGTCGCCGATCCGGTGAAGAGCCGCATCATCAACTTTGATATGTCGATGAAACGCGCGATGGCGGTGACCAAGCAACTGATCCGTGATGGTGTTCCGGTGGATGTGGTCAAGGCCACGGCCTATGGCGACACGCATCCGGCCGTTGTTGAAAACAGCGCCGCGGACGAAGCCCGCAACCGTCGCGTCGAAATCATTACACGCCCGCGCTGA
- a CDS encoding glycosyltransferase family protein: MSIRKKILVACLADPSGNPRPGRVISLCKNMGHNVDVASFALRNNMDIDAHYAFHFPSQKIVSRVCWKIIRMWSALLPFEAISEFLNDRRWGFAGVKDALLQNKYDAIVVHDAWLLPFVFKIKGNAKVVFDAREYYPGEMEGNLLWRIIDRPEKVRVCRKYMPLCDRIMTVSPGIVKRYKDDLGVTSNLVRSTPQFYDASPRDVQNNIVRMVHHGGANRDRKLENMIDMFSMLDDRFTLDFYLTGSPLYKKELQKRAAGQDRIRFLDPVPFNQILPMLQNYDIGLYLLEPTGFNTEYSLPNKFFEFIQARLMLAIGPSPDMASLLGEYDCGIVADDFNPKTMAWALNALTPEVIMQKKMASDRAARDLCFEEESKKIVSILNEIGIN; the protein is encoded by the coding sequence GTGAGTATTCGGAAAAAGATACTGGTCGCTTGTCTTGCTGATCCCAGTGGCAATCCCCGGCCTGGGCGGGTGATTTCTTTGTGCAAAAATATGGGGCACAACGTGGATGTGGCCAGCTTCGCACTGAGAAATAATATGGATATTGACGCGCATTATGCGTTTCATTTTCCATCACAGAAAATTGTGAGCCGAGTATGCTGGAAAATTATTCGCATGTGGTCGGCTCTGTTGCCATTTGAGGCCATATCTGAATTTTTGAATGATCGCCGGTGGGGATTTGCTGGCGTTAAAGACGCGCTTTTGCAGAATAAGTATGATGCAATTGTTGTGCATGATGCGTGGCTGTTGCCTTTTGTTTTTAAAATTAAAGGCAATGCGAAAGTTGTTTTTGATGCGCGTGAATATTATCCCGGTGAGATGGAGGGGAATCTCCTGTGGCGTATTATTGACCGACCGGAAAAGGTGCGTGTCTGTCGTAAATATATGCCTTTGTGTGATCGGATTATGACTGTTTCACCTGGGATTGTTAAGCGTTACAAAGATGATTTGGGCGTTACATCGAATCTTGTTCGTAGTACGCCGCAATTTTATGATGCGTCTCCGCGTGATGTTCAGAATAATATTGTTCGCATGGTTCACCATGGCGGGGCAAATCGTGATAGAAAGCTGGAAAACATGATCGATATGTTTTCCATGCTGGACGATCGGTTTACGTTGGATTTTTATTTAACGGGAAGCCCGTTATATAAGAAAGAGTTGCAAAAACGTGCGGCGGGACAAGACCGTATTCGTTTTCTGGATCCCGTTCCATTTAATCAAATTCTGCCCATGTTGCAGAATTATGATATTGGTCTCTATCTTCTTGAGCCGACTGGCTTCAATACTGAATACTCTCTGCCGAATAAGTTTTTTGAATTTATTCAAGCACGCCTTATGCTTGCGATTGGCCCATCACCTGATATGGCTTCGCTGTTGGGGGAGTATGATTGCGGAATTGTTGCGGATGATTTTAACCCCAAAACAATGGCGTGGGCGCTGAATGCTTTAACGCCGGAGGTCATTATGCAGAAGAAAATGGCATCTGACCGGGCCGCCCGAGATCTTTGTTTTGAAGAAGAAAGTAAGAAAATCGTTTCGATCCTCAACGAAATTGGGATTAACTAG